One Cellulosimicrobium protaetiae genomic region harbors:
- a CDS encoding WXG100 family type VII secretion target, whose amino-acid sequence MAGGMWGANVEELRGLGQTLQQKADEIRTTMQNLNSQIQGVPWEGPDAQQFKGSDWPAAQTQLNNVAQTLTDAGQKATQNAQQQEQASNG is encoded by the coding sequence ATGGCTGGTGGCATGTGGGGCGCGAACGTCGAGGAGCTGCGTGGGCTCGGTCAGACGCTGCAGCAGAAGGCGGACGAGATCCGCACGACCATGCAGAACCTGAACTCGCAGATCCAGGGCGTGCCGTGGGAGGGCCCCGACGCCCAGCAGTTCAAGGGCAGCGACTGGCCGGCCGCGCAGACGCAGCTCAACAACGTCGCGCAGACGCTGACGGACGCGGGCCAGAAGGCCACGCAGAACGCGCAGCAGCAGGAGCAGGCCTCGAACGGCTGA